Proteins from one Danaus plexippus chromosome 18 unlocalized genomic scaffold, MEX_DaPlex mxdp_20, whole genome shotgun sequence genomic window:
- the LOC116773198 gene encoding aldo-keto reductase family 1 member A1-like — MVVPKFIELEGGDRLPIIGFGTWQAPADILVKSVETALEAGYRHFDSARAYENEAALGKALNRWIGGDVNKRKELFVATKLPPGGNRPDLVEQYFEGSRQDLGLDYIDLYLLHTPFGFKHVPGDLHPKNPDGSMMVDHTTDLIAVWKAVLKLKESGRVRHVGVSNVNEEQLIRLTAVEKPACLQVEVHVLFQQKSLIAAANRLGIPVVAYSPLGSRALTNMLAAKTGRNYPHLLELPLVLELSKKYSRTPAQILLRFLLQHGVGAIPKSTDPTRIKQNISLWDFELNDTEMQDLHDLDRGEEGRICDFGFFIGVQTHPEFPFKKN; from the exons ATGGTTGTTCCAAAGTTTATAGAATTAGAAGGCGGTGACCGTCTACCGATTATTGGTTTTGGAACTTGGCAG GCTCCAGCAGATATTCTCGTAAAATCAGTCGAGACGGCCTTAGAGGCTGGTTACAGACATTTTGATTCCGCTCGTGCTTATGAAAACGAGGCTGCTTTGGGTAAAGCCCTTAATCGATGGATAGGAGGGGACGTAAACAAAAGGAAGGAATTATTTGTTGCAACAAAACTACCGCCTGGTG GTAACCGTCCAGATCTCGTCGAGCAGTATTTCGAAGGCTCCCGTCAAGATTTAGGATTGGATTACATAGACCTTTATCTATTACACACGCCATTCGGATTTAAACATGTCCCTGGTGATTTGCATCCGAAAAATCCTGACGGCAGTATGATGGTCGACCATACAACAGATTTAATAGCTGTGTGGAAG GCAGTACTAAAACTAAAAGAGTCTGGAAGAGTCCGCCATGTTGGTGTATCCAACGTAAATGAGGAACAACTAATAAGATTGACAGCTGTAGAAAAGCCGGCATGTTTACAAGTCGAGGTTCACGTTTTATTCCAACAAAAGTCGTTGATAGCAGCCGCAAACCGACTCGGAATACCTGTAGTGGCATATTCTCCTTTAGGATCGAGGGCTTTAACTAATATGCTAGCTGCGAAAACAGG acGTAATTACCCGCATCTATTAGAATTACCCCTGGTATTAGAgctttcaaagaaatattcacGGACGCCAGCACAAATATTACTAAGATTCTTACTTCAACATGGCGTTGGCGCCATACCTAAAAGTACAGATCCAACAAGAATAAAACAG aACATATCTCTTTGGGATTTCGAATTGAATGACACGGAAATGCAAGATTTGCATGACTTAGATCGTGGAGAAGAAGGACGTATATGTGACTTTGGATTCTTTATCGGCGTCCAAACACACCCTgaatttccttttaaaaagaattaa